Proteins from a genomic interval of Candidatus Lokiarchaeota archaeon:
- a CDS encoding ABC transporter permease subunit (The N-terminal region of this protein, as described by TIGR01726, is a three transmembrane segment that identifies a subfamily of ABC transporter permease subunits, which specificities that include histidine, arginine, glutamine, glutamate, L-cystine (sic), the opines (in Agrobacterium) octopine and nopaline, etc.): MTILDSLIYILFYLGPGIPQTLLISIIALVIGIGIGFIVAIGRVYGGREIRAIARGYERILRGIPILALILITYFVLGLFIPFFNQPLPAASFSLGIRSGAYQSEIFRSAIDTVSTGQMDAARSIGLTKGEAIRLIILPQALTVSLQGWSSEYAVVLKDSSFAYILGIAELMRRADYLRANPAIPVLWAYVLAAILYMCLTLPISRALNWWATRKRKELGI; this comes from the coding sequence ATGACTATCTTGGATTCATTGATTTACATTCTTTTCTACTTGGGTCCAGGAATTCCCCAGACTCTCCTTATAAGCATAATTGCCCTTGTGATTGGCATTGGCATTGGGTTTATCGTCGCTATTGGCCGAGTTTATGGTGGGCGTGAAATACGAGCAATTGCAAGAGGCTATGAACGGATCCTTAGAGGAATACCAATTCTCGCATTGATTTTGATAACGTATTTTGTATTGGGTTTGTTCATTCCATTTTTCAACCAACCACTTCCTGCTGCATCTTTTTCGCTTGGAATACGAAGTGGAGCCTACCAATCAGAAATATTCAGAAGCGCGATTGATACTGTGAGTACAGGACAGATGGATGCAGCAAGGTCAATTGGACTCACGAAAGGCGAAGCTATACGATTGATTATACTGCCCCAAGCCCTCACCGTATCTCTCCAAGGATGGTCAAGCGAATACGCTGTTGTGCTGAAGGATTCATCCTTTGCCTATATACTAGGTATTGCCGAGCTTATGAGGAGGGCAGATTACCTGAGAGCCAATCCGGCAATTCCTGTGCTTTGGGCATATGTACTGGCCGCCATTCTATATATGTGCCTAACTCTGCCAATATCACGAGCTCTCAACTGGTGGGCAACTAGAAAAAGAAAGGAATTAGGTATATGA
- a CDS encoding TldD/PmbA family protein, which yields MRKKIFGVFISSNQSTILVERILNNGKDMAEFCIDYGTELGCSYVEARYINQQSRSFAYRNGEPMAGGFQPAEGIGVRVLADGGLGFGSFDRMEKGLAKEVIEAAYKMAKNANRKEPIDFGEPVDTEAEWRIDVDQRVSDVDNDTIMEVCNDLNEQMEGLSQYTLMMTPTEYEKYLVTNEGCKISAFKSFILISAILTAKAKVGTEQKFFDLTKCGGWERIEETNLVDDLKDKVERLKSAAQEAEEVPELMEQEIDMVVGHEVAGIIAHENVGHPSEGDRIMGREGAQAGESFWRDLDIGESRVGSEVVNVSEDPTIPNTGGYYLYDDEGVKARKRELIKDGIANEPLLNREFGVKFGMGSNGAARCSGFNREPIIRMSNTYFEPGDHSFEELIEDVDLGVYMRSFAEWNIDDRRYQSKYKGSEAYLIKDGELTDTMIKRPVLETTSVGLLSSVDAVSDELSLDFPGTCGKSDPMQGVPIYAGGGQIRFRNIRLGGVG from the coding sequence ATGCGAAAAAAGATATTCGGAGTCTTTATTTCTAGTAACCAATCTACAATTCTCGTGGAGAGAATCTTGAACAACGGAAAGGATATGGCTGAATTCTGTATAGATTACGGTACTGAACTCGGCTGCAGTTACGTAGAAGCTCGCTATATCAATCAACAGTCGCGATCTTTTGCTTACAGAAACGGCGAACCAATGGCTGGAGGATTTCAACCCGCTGAGGGAATCGGTGTCAGAGTTCTTGCCGATGGTGGCTTAGGTTTTGGATCCTTTGATAGAATGGAAAAAGGCCTAGCCAAGGAAGTCATTGAGGCTGCTTACAAAATGGCGAAGAACGCGAATCGGAAGGAACCCATTGATTTTGGTGAGCCAGTAGACACGGAAGCAGAATGGAGAATAGATGTCGATCAACGGGTCTCAGATGTTGATAATGACACCATCATGGAAGTCTGCAACGATCTTAATGAACAGATGGAGGGCTTATCTCAATATACTCTCATGATGACACCAACAGAATATGAGAAGTACTTGGTAACAAATGAGGGCTGCAAAATCTCTGCCTTCAAGAGTTTCATCCTGATTAGTGCCATACTGACCGCAAAAGCCAAAGTCGGAACGGAACAGAAATTCTTCGATTTAACGAAATGTGGCGGCTGGGAACGGATTGAAGAGACTAACCTAGTTGACGATCTGAAGGACAAAGTCGAGCGGCTCAAGAGTGCTGCTCAAGAAGCTGAAGAAGTTCCTGAACTGATGGAACAAGAGATTGACATGGTGGTTGGTCATGAAGTTGCCGGCATCATAGCCCACGAGAATGTCGGACATCCTAGCGAAGGTGACCGAATCATGGGCAGAGAAGGGGCACAGGCAGGTGAGAGTTTCTGGCGGGATCTAGATATTGGTGAATCGAGGGTAGGATCCGAGGTTGTAAACGTCTCTGAAGACCCCACAATTCCGAATACTGGCGGCTACTACCTTTACGATGATGAAGGTGTGAAGGCACGCAAACGCGAACTCATCAAGGATGGAATTGCGAATGAGCCGCTCCTGAATCGAGAATTCGGAGTCAAATTTGGCATGGGCTCGAATGGAGCTGCACGTTGTTCCGGATTCAATCGTGAGCCTATCATTCGAATGAGCAATACCTATTTCGAACCTGGTGACCATTCTTTTGAAGAGCTCATCGAGGATGTGGATTTGGGCGTGTACATGCGAAGCTTTGCTGAGTGGAATATAGATGATAGGAGGTATCAGAGCAAGTACAAGGGCTCTGAAGCGTATCTGATAAAGGATGGAGAGCTTACTGATACAATGATTAAGCGTCCCGTTCTGGAGACCACAAGCGTTGGTTTGCTAAGCTCTGTAGACGCTGTATCCGATGAACTCAGCTTGGACTTTCCTGGAACGTGCGGCAAAAGCGATCCGATGCAGGGTGTCCCGATTTATGCTGGAGGCGGGCAAATCCGATTCAGAAATATCCGGCTTGGAGGTGTTGGCTAA
- a CDS encoding ATP-binding cassette domain-containing protein produces the protein MELSDIVLKVRDLWKEYPDITAVKGVSFDLAKGETKVLFGPSGSGKSTLVKCIAMLQIPTKGEIWLGDIEITSASTDLNKIRARIGYVFQNINLFHHLTALGNVSIGPRRVMGLSKEEAEERAMKALEDVRLETHASHYPAELSGGQKQRVGIARALVMNPELIIFDEPSSSLDPELTGEVLDVMGELSEEGRTIILVTHEMGFAMAAADEMMFLEDGQIVEQGTPQHFSENPESKRAKSFLEILKGY, from the coding sequence ATAGAATTGAGTGACATAGTCCTGAAAGTTCGAGACCTTTGGAAGGAATACCCCGACATAACTGCTGTGAAAGGGGTATCCTTTGACTTAGCCAAGGGTGAAACCAAAGTCCTTTTCGGTCCTAGTGGAAGTGGAAAGAGTACACTTGTTAAGTGTATAGCCATGCTTCAGATACCAACAAAGGGAGAGATATGGCTTGGTGATATCGAAATAACTTCTGCTTCGACTGACCTGAATAAAATCCGAGCAAGGATAGGGTATGTCTTCCAGAACATTAATCTGTTTCATCATCTGACAGCTTTAGGAAATGTTAGTATTGGTCCGAGGAGGGTAATGGGTCTTTCGAAGGAAGAAGCAGAAGAAAGGGCTATGAAAGCACTCGAGGATGTGAGACTTGAAACTCATGCAAGCCACTATCCAGCAGAGCTGTCTGGGGGCCAGAAACAACGAGTGGGGATAGCCAGAGCACTTGTAATGAATCCTGAACTCATAATCTTTGATGAACCCTCCTCGTCGCTAGATCCCGAACTCACGGGTGAAGTTCTTGATGTGATGGGCGAACTATCAGAAGAAGGACGAACAATCATATTGGTTACTCATGAGATGGGCTTCGCTATGGCTGCGGCTGATGAAATGATGTTCTTGGAAGATGGACAGATAGTTGAACAGGGAACACCACAGCATTTCAGCGAGAATCCGGAGAGTAAGAGAGCCAAGAGCTTCTTGGAAATACTGAAGGGGTACTAA
- a CDS encoding ABC transporter permease subunit (The N-terminal region of this protein, as described by TIGR01726, is a three transmembrane segment that identifies a subfamily of ABC transporter permease subunits, which specificities that include histidine, arginine, glutamine, glutamate, L-cystine (sic), the opines (in Agrobacterium) octopine and nopaline, etc.): MFEWLTNPIYQDMLIEGYIHTLQVAGIALLLGFVIGFPASIVEVFGGRISKTIISGYVEIFRGTPLTVQLFILYFGLRGASGLIEQYPFLAFDTFTAMCLALGLNSSAYQEGYIKGAIEGVAGTQMEAARSLGMTKLQGIIYIVIPQAVRTMIPGWSNEATYLPKMTSLGLLIGFFDFLSAGWAIAHFTYRILEVYIFVAIGYVITIFAIAEVLNIIYERVKIPG, encoded by the coding sequence ATGTTTGAGTGGTTAACAAATCCAATCTATCAAGATATGCTAATTGAAGGGTATATTCATACTCTTCAGGTAGCTGGTATTGCCTTGCTTTTGGGGTTTGTTATAGGATTTCCAGCATCTATTGTTGAAGTATTTGGTGGGAGAATCTCCAAGACTATTATTTCTGGTTATGTCGAGATATTCCGAGGCACCCCCCTGACAGTTCAGCTCTTCATTCTCTATTTCGGTCTCCGAGGCGCCTCAGGTCTCATTGAGCAGTATCCTTTTCTTGCATTTGATACTTTCACCGCAATGTGCCTGGCTTTGGGGTTGAATAGTAGTGCTTACCAAGAAGGATACATAAAGGGTGCCATCGAGGGGGTTGCGGGAACGCAAATGGAAGCTGCGAGATCCCTTGGAATGACCAAACTACAGGGGATAATCTACATCGTCATTCCGCAAGCAGTTAGAACAATGATTCCAGGTTGGTCAAACGAGGCTACATATCTGCCAAAAATGACATCTCTTGGCCTTCTGATTGGTTTCTTTGATTTTTTGAGTGCAGGGTGGGCAATTGCCCATTTTACCTACAGAATTCTAGAAGTCTATATTTTCGTCGCGATCGGTTATGTGATAACAATTTTTGCAATTGCAGAGGTTCTAAATATCATCTATGAACGCGTCAAGATTCCTGGATAG
- a CDS encoding DNA polymerase subunit beta, with amino-acid sequence MRTWLRRNILPSIDEIRDNLSFLSDKGVVLFGSYASGKAGPQSDIDVAIVTRLDDRKEMMQIRIEAAGKAPDYYDIQVFEALLLILQGAIIENFVVLIGDPLEIGMYFYHIRKIWDDYRHRIEVPTIDEIRKGIAES; translated from the coding sequence ATGAGAACTTGGTTGCGGAGGAACATATTACCAAGCATTGATGAAATTCGAGATAATTTGAGCTTCCTATCAGACAAAGGAGTTGTGCTTTTTGGTTCATACGCATCTGGAAAAGCTGGGCCTCAATCGGATATTGATGTAGCCATTGTTACACGTTTAGACGATCGAAAAGAAATGATGCAGATTAGAATTGAAGCTGCTGGAAAGGCTCCGGATTATTATGATATTCAAGTATTCGAAGCTCTTCTACTGATTCTACAAGGAGCCATAATAGAGAATTTCGTAGTTCTAATTGGCGATCCTCTTGAAATTGGAATGTATTTCTACCACATCAGAAAAATCTGGGATGATTACCGCCACAGGATTGAAGTTCCCACGATAGATGAAATTCGCAAAGGAATAGCAGAAAGCTAA
- a CDS encoding DUF86 domain-containing protein, giving the protein MPRGDYENIESLEAKSILNADLAERLAKCNGLRNVLVHQCNGIDENLVAEEHITKH; this is encoded by the coding sequence ATGCCAAGGGGAGACTATGAGAATATCGAGAGCTTAGAAGCGAAAAGCATTCTGAATGCTGATTTGGCAGAGAGGTTAGCAAAGTGCAATGGACTAAGGAATGTCCTAGTTCATCAATGCAATGGAATAGATGAGAACTTGGTTGCGGAGGAACATATTACCAAGCATTGA